In one window of Nitrospirota bacterium DNA:
- a CDS encoding histone deacetylase codes for MKKVGLIYDDIFLAHETPQWHPECKERLIAIMDALKSSAIWDKLIHIKPRKAEFKDIEAVHLHDYIERLKGMRTGYADPDTYISVNSLEAALYAAGAVIEAIDRCKKGEIERAFCAVRPPGHHAEAGRAMGFCIFNNVAVGARYAQKRGYKKIFIIDFDVHHGNGTQHIFEEDDTVFYFSTHEYPHYPGTGSGSERGKGKGEGYTYNVPLNSGSGNKDYLHIYQDMLPDLVRRFTPDIIIVSAGYDIRAEDPLSGIRVSDEGIRGLVNSILSCAEVPVIFALEGGYDLQALGKSVLLTIKEMLA; via the coding sequence ATGAAAAAGGTTGGATTAATCTATGACGATATATTCCTTGCGCATGAAACTCCGCAGTGGCATCCCGAGTGCAAAGAGAGATTAATCGCAATTATGGATGCGCTCAAATCCTCGGCGATTTGGGATAAACTCATACACATAAAACCCCGCAAGGCTGAGTTCAAGGATATAGAGGCTGTTCATCTGCACGATTATATTGAAAGGCTTAAGGGGATGAGAACCGGCTATGCCGACCCTGACACATACATATCAGTGAACAGCCTTGAAGCTGCGCTGTATGCGGCAGGCGCTGTGATAGAGGCAATAGACAGATGCAAAAAAGGAGAAATTGAGAGGGCCTTCTGTGCTGTTCGGCCTCCGGGACATCACGCAGAGGCAGGCAGGGCCATGGGCTTCTGCATATTCAATAATGTCGCAGTTGGAGCGCGGTATGCGCAGAAAAGAGGATACAAAAAAATATTCATCATAGATTTTGACGTCCATCACGGAAACGGCACGCAGCATATATTTGAGGAAGATGATACAGTGTTTTATTTCAGCACCCATGAGTATCCTCACTATCCCGGAACAGGCAGCGGCTCTGAAAGAGGAAAAGGCAAAGGCGAAGGATACACTTATAATGTACCTCTGAATTCCGGCTCCGGCAATAAAGACTATCTCCATATATATCAGGACATGCTTCCTGATCTTGTAAGAAGGTTCACGCCGGATATTATCATTGTGTCCGCCGGTTATGACATCCGCGCCGAAGACCCCTTGTCAGGCATAAGGGTTTCTGACGAAGGAATAAGAGGCCTTGTGAACAGCATATTGTCATGCGCAGAGGTTCCTGTTATCTTTGCGCTTGAAGGAGGTTATGATTTGCAGGCGCTCGGCAAGTCGGTTTTACTAACAATCAAAGAGATGCTGGCATAG
- the fabF gene encoding beta-ketoacyl-ACP synthase II, with product MEKRRVVVTGVGLITPVGIGVEESWKGLIEGRSGIKKLTRFDASAFATQIAGEVEGFNPEDYIEPKEIKKMDRFIHLAIAASDMAVKDSGLKITDSNAESVGVIIGSGMGGLPAIEHYHSVLLEKGPRRITPFFIPMLIINLAGGHVSMKYGAKGPISAVATACATGSHSIGDAFKIIQRGDADAMIAGGAESVITPMGIGGFNAMKALSIQNDEPEKASRPFDADRDGFVMGEGVGIMVLESLEHSRSRGARIYAEIAGYGMTADAYHMTSPAPEGEGAARCMAIALKDGGVAASEVDYINAHGTSTKYGDELESIAIKTVFKGHAYKLAVSSTKSMTGHLLGAAGGVEAVVCVLCMRDNIVPPTINLDNPDPQCDLDYVPHKARKMDVNCVMSNSFGFGGTNACLVFKRLKE from the coding sequence ATGGAAAAAAGAAGAGTTGTTGTAACGGGTGTAGGCCTTATCACGCCTGTAGGGATTGGAGTCGAAGAAAGCTGGAAAGGGCTTATTGAAGGCAGGTCGGGTATAAAAAAACTGACCCGGTTTGACGCTTCTGCTTTTGCAACTCAGATAGCAGGCGAGGTGGAGGGGTTTAACCCTGAGGACTATATAGAGCCTAAAGAAATAAAGAAGATGGACCGTTTTATCCATCTTGCCATTGCAGCTTCGGATATGGCTGTAAAGGATTCGGGGTTAAAGATAACGGACAGCAATGCCGAAAGTGTCGGTGTGATAATCGGCTCAGGCATGGGCGGACTGCCGGCAATTGAACATTACCATTCTGTTCTCCTTGAAAAAGGCCCCAGAAGGATAACTCCTTTCTTTATCCCTATGCTAATAATAAACCTTGCAGGCGGCCATGTGTCCATGAAATATGGCGCCAAGGGCCCAATTTCTGCAGTTGCAACCGCATGCGCTACCGGCAGCCATTCAATAGGCGACGCATTCAAGATAATTCAGAGAGGAGACGCAGATGCAATGATTGCAGGCGGCGCTGAATCTGTTATAACGCCGATGGGAATCGGCGGGTTCAATGCAATGAAGGCGCTTTCTATACAAAACGATGAACCTGAAAAGGCAAGCAGGCCGTTTGACGCAGACAGGGATGGTTTTGTTATGGGAGAAGGCGTTGGCATAATGGTGCTTGAGAGCCTCGAACACTCACGCTCAAGGGGCGCCAGAATATATGCCGAGATTGCCGGATACGGGATGACAGCAGACGCTTACCATATGACGTCTCCTGCTCCTGAGGGAGAAGGCGCTGCACGGTGCATGGCTATAGCTTTAAAAGACGGAGGAGTTGCCGCTTCAGAAGTTGACTATATAAATGCACACGGGACATCCACAAAATACGGGGATGAACTTGAGAGTATCGCTATAAAGACAGTATTTAAAGGCCATGCATATAAGCTTGCAGTGAGTTCAACAAAATCCATGACAGGGCATCTGCTCGGCGCGGCAGGAGGCGTTGAGGCTGTTGTATGTGTTTTATGCATGAGAGATAATATTGTTCCTCCGACAATAAACCTTGATAATCCCGACCCGCAGTGCGACCTTGATTATGTTCCTCATAAAGCACGGAAGATGGATGTTAACTGCGTTATGTCCAATTCATTCGGTTTTGGCGGAACAAACGCCTGTCTGGTTTTCAAGAGACTTAAAGAGTAA
- the galU gene encoding UTP--glucose-1-phosphate uridylyltransferase GalU: protein MRKQIRKAIFPAGGLGTRFLPATKASPKEMLPIVDKPMIQYAVEEAIACNIEEFIIITGKYKRAIEDHFDSAYELEENLRQMKKKKLLNEITKLNHLNFAYIRQKAALGLGHAILCARPFVKDEPFAVLLSDDVIAPEETLLRDMLGLYEKLGCPILALEEVPMTEIHKYGVIKGNPCGSGVYKISDLVEKPAREKAPSNLAIIGRYILTPQIFGVLEKLPPGRGGEIQLTDGLKKLLKKEPIYGYIFKGRRYDAGDKLGYLKATVNFALKNPEVSKPFTEYLIDIAAMIKK, encoded by the coding sequence ATGCGTAAACAAATAAGGAAGGCTATATTCCCTGCAGGCGGGCTTGGCACAAGGTTTCTGCCTGCTACAAAGGCATCGCCCAAGGAGATGCTCCCGATTGTTGATAAGCCGATGATACAGTATGCGGTAGAAGAAGCCATCGCATGCAACATTGAGGAGTTCATAATAATCACAGGCAAATATAAGCGCGCTATCGAAGACCATTTTGACTCGGCATACGAACTTGAAGAAAATCTCAGGCAGATGAAAAAGAAAAAGCTTCTCAACGAAATAACAAAGCTCAACCATTTGAACTTCGCATACATAAGGCAGAAAGCGGCGCTCGGCCTCGGGCATGCAATTCTCTGCGCAAGGCCGTTTGTAAAGGATGAGCCATTTGCGGTGCTGTTAAGCGACGATGTAATCGCTCCGGAAGAAACATTGCTGAGAGATATGCTGGGGCTGTATGAAAAACTTGGCTGTCCGATACTCGCGCTTGAAGAAGTTCCAATGACTGAGATACATAAATACGGCGTAATAAAGGGGAACCCTTGCGGCAGCGGGGTATATAAAATCAGCGACCTCGTTGAAAAACCCGCAAGAGAAAAGGCGCCGTCCAACCTTGCAATAATAGGCAGATACATTCTCACACCGCAGATATTCGGCGTACTCGAGAAATTGCCTCCGGGCAGGGGCGGAGAGATACAACTGACAGACGGACTCAAAAAACTTCTTAAAAAGGAACCCATTTACGGTTATATTTTCAAAGGCCGGCGGTATGACGCAGGAGACAAGTTAGGTTATCTTAAGGCAACGGTAAACTTTGCCCTGAAAAATCCGGAGGTCTCGAAACCGTTCACCGAATATCTGATTGATATAGCGGCAATGATTAAAAAATAA
- the acpP gene encoding acyl carrier protein, translated as MVEEKVKEIISKQLGVNASEVTPEASFVEDLGADSLDTVELVMAFEESFNIEIPDEDAEKITKVKDAIAYINSKKA; from the coding sequence ATGGTAGAAGAAAAGGTAAAAGAGATTATATCAAAACAGCTTGGCGTCAATGCTTCAGAGGTGACGCCGGAAGCATCCTTTGTTGAAGACCTGGGCGCAGACTCGCTGGATACGGTTGAGCTCGTAATGGCATTTGAAGAGTCATTCAACATAGAGATACCCGACGAGGATGCTGAAAAGATAACAAAGGTCAAGGACGCTATAGCGTATATCAACAGTAAAAAAGCTTAA
- a CDS encoding DUF2062 domain-containing protein yields the protein MKFKDRLRDILTIKDSPHRLAIAFAAGVFIGMSPLLGFHTILGIAAAWIFGLNRIVTITGVFVTNPWTIVPIYTFSVYIGAKCLGIKQAMPKIDWAHITFSRFVHELKPLLIPFVFGTLLIGFISAVISYFIIYHAVKKAHSYGK from the coding sequence TTGAAATTCAAAGATAGACTCAGAGACATCTTAACCATCAAGGATTCTCCTCACAGGCTGGCAATTGCCTTTGCCGCCGGTGTTTTCATAGGCATGTCTCCCCTGCTGGGCTTTCATACTATTCTCGGAATCGCAGCAGCCTGGATTTTCGGACTGAACAGGATTGTCACCATCACAGGTGTGTTCGTCACAAACCCGTGGACTATCGTCCCTATCTATACTTTCAGCGTTTATATCGGCGCAAAATGCCTCGGCATAAAACAGGCGATGCCCAAAATAGACTGGGCGCATATTACCTTCAGCCGCTTTGTGCATGAACTAAAGCCTCTGCTCATACCTTTTGTCTTTGGCACACTTTTGATTGGTTTCATCTCAGCTGTTATCAGTTATTTTATTATCTACCATGCGGTGAAAAAGGCGCACTCCTATGGCAAATAA
- the lon gene encoding endopeptidase La has protein sequence MAKAAEKEEKEKEIEIPQSLPVLPIRDIVVFPYMILPLFVGREMSIKAIEHSLSTNKMIMLIAQKDLNAENPSPSDLYHVGTVGLIMRMLKLPDGRVKVLVQGLSKAKAVKFLKEEPFFTATIEKITDTQPEEITIETEAIMRTVKEQIDKTVSLGKTILPDIMIVIENLEDPGKLADLIASNIGLKTEQAQEVLEITEPARRLKKVSEILNREIELLTVQQKIQTEVRGEIDKNQREYFLREQLKAIQKELGDIDERSEEIKEFKKKILEVKMPEKVQKEAEKQLKRLEKMHPDSAEAGTVRTYLEWMVELPWSKQTKDNLDIKAAKKVLDDDHYDLEKVKERILEYLSVRKLRKEKMKGPILCFIGPPGVGKTSLGKSIARSLGREFVRMSLGGVRDEAEIRGHRRTYVGALPGRMIQGIKTAGTNNPVFMLDEIDKIGMDFRGDPSSALLEVLDPEQNNTFVDHYLTVPFDLSRVMFITTGNLVDTIPNPLRDRMEIIYLSGYTSEEKLGIAKNYLIPKQLEEHGITGKVLKIADSAVLTIISQYTREAGVRNLEREIANLCRKVAKKIAEGKQKNFLITSRNLHKFLGIPKYLLEEEMEKDEVGVSTGLAWTESGGDIIYVEATTMKGKGSLTLTGQLGDVMKESAQAALSYVRSKAKSLGIKDEVFSKTDIHIHVPAGATPKDGPSAGITMATAIASALTGKPVRKDFAMTGEVTLRGRVLPIGGLKEKALAAKRMGIKHIVIPKRNKKDLEDIPKYVKKDLTFIFADTMDDVLKAALKTNKKK, from the coding sequence ATGGCAAAAGCAGCGGAAAAAGAAGAAAAAGAAAAAGAGATTGAGATTCCTCAAAGCCTTCCTGTGCTTCCTATAAGGGACATCGTTGTCTTTCCTTATATGATACTCCCTCTTTTTGTGGGAAGAGAAATGTCCATAAAGGCGATAGAGCATTCATTAAGCACAAACAAGATGATAATGCTAATTGCTCAGAAAGACCTTAATGCTGAGAATCCGTCGCCTTCCGACCTCTACCATGTAGGCACTGTAGGACTCATAATGAGGATGCTCAAACTCCCTGACGGCAGAGTCAAGGTGCTTGTGCAGGGGCTGAGCAAGGCAAAGGCAGTGAAGTTTCTCAAAGAAGAGCCGTTCTTTACTGCGACCATAGAAAAAATAACAGATACTCAGCCCGAAGAAATAACTATAGAGACTGAGGCCATAATGAGAACTGTGAAGGAACAGATAGATAAAACAGTCTCTCTCGGAAAAACAATACTCCCTGATATCATGATTGTGATTGAAAATCTTGAAGACCCCGGGAAACTTGCCGACCTCATAGCCTCAAACATCGGATTAAAAACAGAGCAGGCGCAGGAAGTGCTTGAAATAACCGAACCTGCCCGGCGGCTGAAAAAAGTCAGTGAAATACTGAACAGAGAGATAGAACTCCTCACTGTTCAGCAGAAGATTCAGACAGAAGTCAGGGGTGAGATAGACAAGAATCAGAGGGAATATTTCCTCAGGGAACAACTGAAGGCTATACAGAAAGAGCTTGGAGACATTGATGAGCGCTCAGAAGAGATAAAGGAATTCAAGAAAAAGATTTTGGAAGTAAAGATGCCTGAAAAAGTTCAGAAAGAGGCAGAGAAACAGCTTAAGCGCCTTGAGAAGATGCACCCTGACAGCGCCGAGGCAGGAACTGTAAGGACCTATCTTGAATGGATGGTTGAACTGCCGTGGTCCAAACAGACAAAAGACAATCTTGATATAAAAGCAGCAAAAAAAGTGCTTGATGACGACCACTATGACTTAGAGAAGGTAAAAGAGCGGATACTTGAATATCTCAGCGTAAGAAAGCTGAGGAAAGAAAAGATGAAAGGCCCTATACTCTGTTTTATAGGCCCTCCGGGAGTTGGAAAGACATCACTGGGAAAATCCATTGCAAGGTCCCTCGGAAGGGAATTCGTCCGCATGTCTCTGGGAGGAGTCAGAGACGAAGCAGAAATCAGAGGGCACAGAAGGACCTATGTAGGAGCGCTTCCCGGCAGGATGATACAGGGTATAAAAACAGCAGGCACCAACAATCCTGTTTTCATGCTTGACGAGATAGACAAGATTGGAATGGATTTCAGGGGAGACCCGTCATCAGCGCTTCTTGAGGTGCTGGACCCTGAACAGAACAACACCTTTGTGGACCATTACCTTACAGTTCCCTTCGACCTTTCAAGGGTGATGTTCATAACAACCGGGAACCTTGTTGACACAATACCAAACCCCCTGCGCGACAGGATGGAGATAATCTATCTCTCGGGATATACGTCAGAGGAAAAGCTCGGCATTGCAAAAAATTATCTTATCCCGAAACAGCTTGAAGAACATGGGATAACAGGCAAGGTGTTGAAGATAGCAGACTCCGCAGTTCTTACAATAATATCTCAGTATACAAGAGAGGCGGGCGTCAGAAACCTTGAAAGGGAGATAGCCAATCTTTGCAGAAAAGTTGCAAAGAAAATAGCGGAGGGGAAACAGAAAAATTTTCTTATAACTTCAAGAAATCTGCATAAATTTCTCGGCATCCCAAAATACCTTCTCGAAGAAGAGATGGAAAAAGACGAGGTCGGCGTTTCAACCGGCCTTGCCTGGACCGAGTCGGGAGGCGACATAATTTATGTTGAGGCTACTACCATGAAGGGCAAGGGCAGTCTCACGCTGACAGGACAACTCGGAGACGTTATGAAGGAGTCTGCACAGGCAGCTTTAAGCTATGTCCGCTCAAAGGCTAAGTCACTTGGGATAAAGGATGAGGTCTTCTCAAAAACAGATATTCACATACATGTCCCTGCAGGCGCAACACCCAAAGACGGACCTTCAGCAGGCATAACAATGGCGACTGCAATTGCATCAGCGCTCACAGGAAAACCTGTAAGAAAGGATTTTGCAATGACAGGCGAAGTGACATTGAGAGGCCGGGTGCTTCCGATAGGCGGACTCAAAGAGAAGGCTTTAGCGGCAAAGAGAATGGGCATAAAACATATAGTTATTCCGAAAAGAAATAAAAAAGACCTTGAAGATATTCCGAAATACGTAAAAAAAGACCTGACATTCATCTTTGCCGATACAATGGATGATGTGCTTAAAGCAGCGCTGAAAACCAACAAGAAAAAGTGA
- the rimO gene encoding 30S ribosomal protein S12 methylthiotransferase RimO yields the protein MANKFSLVSLGCPKNLVDSDNLTERLVNSGLSYLDNPENTDILLINTCGFIQDAKKESIAEILKLAEIKKRTHVSVTVNSDSVGKKLTLKPDTDTNLPSQTHEHHPKLIVFGCLAKRYKNDLIKEIPDIDAIFGVGEEEKIVEYCEKIQVPSVSVSVNSVSVGKKLTLKTDTDTNLTPSPIHPFSSYAYLKIAEGCSRKCTYCVIPSIRGEYKSITPDEILKKAEGYINAGIKELILIAQDTASYGKGLKGYDIAALLKGLCSIKGDFWIRLLYAYPASIKDPLLKVIAGEEKICKYLDIPFQHSEDRILKLMKRGGSRKGYLNLIRKIRHTIPDIALRTTFIAGFPSETEEEFNSLIKFIEEAEFDRLGAFKYSKEEGTPAAKLKEHLTEAIKNRRFDTIMRHQADISLKKNKALIGSRFKAIVDEIDNGIAIGRLYSHAPEIDGVVIIENLKLKIQNSKLKVGDFVTVEITDVYDYDLRGIIISKESLRGALATKQSQEIRLPRLRLAMTQRGRSR from the coding sequence ATGGCAAATAAATTTTCTCTTGTAAGCCTGGGGTGTCCGAAAAACCTTGTTGACTCTGATAATCTTACGGAGAGACTCGTCAACAGCGGATTATCGTACCTTGATAATCCTGAAAATACAGACATTCTCCTTATAAACACATGCGGTTTCATACAAGACGCAAAAAAAGAGTCAATAGCAGAGATACTAAAGCTTGCTGAAATAAAGAAAAGGACTCATGTTAGCGTGACAGTGAATAGTGACAGTGTCGGTAAAAAACTGACACTGAAACCTGACACTGATACTAACCTGCCCTCTCAAACCCATGAACACCATCCAAAACTGATTGTCTTCGGATGTCTTGCAAAGCGATATAAAAACGACCTGATAAAAGAGATTCCCGATATAGATGCTATATTCGGAGTCGGAGAAGAGGAAAAGATAGTTGAATACTGCGAAAAAATACAGGTTCCAAGTGTTAGCGTGTCAGTGAATAGTGTCAGTGTCGGTAAAAAACTGACACTGAAAACTGACACTGACACTAATCTAACCCCTTCACCCATTCACCCATTCAGCAGCTACGCCTATCTCAAAATTGCGGAAGGTTGCAGCAGGAAATGCACATACTGTGTTATCCCCTCAATCAGAGGAGAATACAAAAGCATCACGCCTGATGAAATCCTTAAAAAAGCAGAGGGATATATAAATGCAGGGATAAAAGAGCTTATTCTTATTGCACAGGACACTGCTTCCTACGGCAAAGGCCTCAAGGGATATGACATTGCTGCTCTCCTTAAAGGCCTCTGCTCAATAAAAGGTGATTTTTGGATACGGCTGCTCTATGCCTATCCTGCGTCAATAAAAGACCCGCTCCTGAAGGTTATTGCCGGAGAAGAAAAGATATGCAAGTACCTTGATATACCTTTTCAGCACTCTGAGGACAGAATCCTCAAGCTCATGAAAAGAGGAGGCAGCAGAAAGGGATACCTGAACCTCATCAGAAAAATCAGGCACACCATACCTGATATTGCGTTAAGGACAACATTCATAGCGGGTTTTCCCTCCGAGACAGAGGAGGAATTCAATTCGCTTATAAAATTCATAGAGGAAGCAGAATTTGACAGGCTTGGCGCCTTTAAATATTCAAAAGAAGAAGGCACACCTGCCGCAAAACTCAAAGAACATCTGACAGAGGCAATAAAAAACAGAAGGTTTGATACAATAATGAGGCATCAGGCAGATATATCGCTGAAGAAAAACAAGGCATTAATAGGCAGTAGATTTAAGGCTATAGTTGACGAGATTGACAATGGGATAGCCATCGGAAGATTGTATTCCCATGCGCCTGAGATAGACGGAGTGGTGATTATTGAAAATTTAAAGTTAAAAATTCAAAATTCAAAATTGAAAGTCGGAGATTTTGTGACTGTAGAGATTACAGATGTTTATGATTATGACTTAAGAGGAATCATTATAAGTAAAGAGTCATTGCGAGGAGCATTAGCAACGAAGCAATCTCAAGAGATAAGATTGCCACGCCTTCGGCTCGCAATGACACAAAGAGGTCGTTCCAGATGA
- the thiL gene encoding thiamine-phosphate kinase, with product MKLSAIGELSLLKTIRRRFTVKSRDVIVGIGDDTAVIKPSGNNLLATTDMMVEGIHFDLNLITPYQLGFKLVSVNVSDIYAMGGRPQYLLLDIALNKNTEQSFVDRFFDGIRCAMKLYGVSLIGGDISSSRKDLVLAATLIGDAKKHIRRSGAKPGDRIYVTGNLGDSACGLEILKRLTPKSIQTVKSEKLKVKNETIKNIFLTLNSQLLTLNWSMAKPLLRRHLMPEARNPKNFTRYATAMIDLSDGLFIDLSRLCDESKTGAKIYMERIPVSGKMRTASSLLGLDAMKLACSVGEDYELLFTTSPTSPIPSLLRRGLGEVKITYIGDIVKSGRKIIDTNGREKKFSPSGYRHFEIQR from the coding sequence ATGAAACTTTCTGCTATCGGCGAATTATCCCTTCTGAAAACAATCCGCAGAAGATTTACCGTAAAATCAAGAGATGTCATCGTAGGCATAGGCGATGACACGGCAGTAATAAAACCGTCGGGCAATAATTTATTGGCAACCACCGATATGATGGTTGAAGGCATTCACTTTGACCTGAATCTTATAACGCCCTATCAGCTCGGATTTAAACTCGTCTCCGTGAATGTGAGCGACATATATGCCATGGGCGGAAGGCCTCAATACCTTTTGCTTGATATTGCATTGAACAAAAACACGGAGCAGTCATTTGTTGACAGATTTTTTGACGGCATACGCTGTGCAATGAAATTATACGGAGTCTCTCTCATAGGCGGAGACATTTCTTCCTCAAGGAAAGATTTGGTCCTTGCAGCAACGCTCATAGGCGATGCGAAAAAGCATATAAGACGCTCAGGCGCAAAACCCGGTGACAGGATATACGTAACAGGGAATCTCGGTGATTCAGCATGCGGGCTTGAGATTCTTAAAAGACTGACGCCTAAATCAATACAAACAGTTAAAAGTGAAAAGTTAAAAGTGAAAAATGAAACGATAAAAAATATTTTCTTAACTCTTAACTCTCAACTCTTAACTCTCAACTGGAGCATGGCGAAGCCATTGCTTAGAAGGCATCTCATGCCTGAGGCAAGAAATCCAAAAAATTTTACCAGATATGCAACAGCGATGATTGACTTAAGCGACGGGCTTTTTATTGACCTCTCAAGGCTCTGCGACGAAAGTAAAACCGGCGCAAAGATATACATGGAGCGCATCCCTGTTTCCGGCAAGATGAGAACTGCGTCTTCTCTGCTTGGGCTGGACGCCATGAAACTTGCCTGCTCAGTCGGAGAGGACTATGAACTGCTTTTCACGACATCTCCAACCTCCCCCATCCCCTCCTTGTTAAGGAGGGGCTTAGGGGAGGTTAAAATAACTTATATCGGAGACATTGTAAAATCAGGAAGAAAAATCATAGATACAAACGGCAGAGAGAAAAAGTTCTCTCCTTCAGGATACCGGCACTTTGAAATTCAAAGATAG
- the fabG gene encoding 3-oxoacyl-[acyl-carrier-protein] reductase has protein sequence MDFKGQVAVITGGARGIGKTIAEALARKGVNIVIADISSEQAQGTAAEIEKLGVKATGVGLDVSKSEEVAKVFGEIAKDYGKIDILVNNAGVTRDGLIMRMKEEDWDAVININLKSVFLCSKEAVKVMAKQRYGRIINISSVVAFMGNPGQANYSASKAGIVGLTKTTAKEYASRGITANAVAPGFITTAMTEALPENVKEDMKRAIPLGRFGATDDVANAVVFLASPEAGYITGQVIHVNGGMYM, from the coding sequence ATGGATTTTAAAGGACAGGTGGCTGTTATCACAGGCGGCGCACGCGGGATTGGAAAGACAATAGCCGAGGCGCTTGCAAGAAAAGGCGTCAATATCGTTATTGCCGATATCAGCAGCGAGCAGGCGCAGGGGACAGCGGCTGAGATAGAAAAGCTGGGTGTTAAGGCAACCGGAGTCGGGCTTGATGTCTCAAAGTCAGAAGAAGTGGCTAAAGTATTCGGAGAGATAGCAAAAGACTATGGTAAAATAGACATTCTTGTAAATAATGCAGGCGTAACAAGAGACGGGCTTATAATGAGGATGAAGGAAGAAGACTGGGATGCCGTGATTAATATTAACCTGAAGAGCGTGTTCCTCTGTTCTAAGGAGGCGGTTAAAGTAATGGCAAAACAGAGATACGGCAGGATTATAAATATATCGTCAGTGGTTGCTTTTATGGGGAATCCGGGACAGGCAAATTACAGCGCATCAAAAGCGGGAATAGTCGGACTGACAAAGACTACCGCAAAAGAATATGCGAGCAGGGGGATTACCGCAAATGCAGTTGCGCCGGGCTTTATAACAACTGCCATGACCGAGGCCCTGCCTGAAAACGTTAAGGAGGATATGAAGAGGGCGATTCCGCTTGGAAGGTTCGGCGCTACAGATGATGTTGCAAATGCCGTTGTCTTTCTCGCATCGCCGGAAGCGGGTTATATAACAGGACAGGTGATACATGTTAACGGCGGGATGTATATGTAA